From Algoriphagus sp. NG3, the proteins below share one genomic window:
- a CDS encoding glycosyltransferase — translation MTVNLFIPTLNAGPIWKDVLAGIAIQNYPISRLVVIDSGSTDGTLDQINEGTCDLIKIDKRDFDHGGTRQMAVEKFPDADIFVFLTQDAILAEPNAIGLMVQAMEENPELGMVYGRQLPHKNAKVLETHARLFNYPAESKIKSIEDADRYGIKTISCSNSFAAYRKTAFFSVNGFPKGVILGEDVLIAGKMLLDGWKMAYLSDSKIHHSHDYSAIEEFKRYFDIGVFHVSNPWIFENFGRAESEGFKYLKSELQYTFKHNPLLIPKCLIATGAKLIGYKLGLNYQSVPVKLRKSFSMTKAYWSNN, via the coding sequence ATGACAGTCAATCTTTTTATCCCCACCCTGAATGCCGGTCCGATCTGGAAAGATGTCCTTGCAGGAATCGCTATACAAAACTACCCTATTTCCAGATTGGTAGTGATTGATTCTGGTTCTACAGATGGCACCTTAGACCAAATCAATGAGGGTACTTGTGACCTGATCAAAATAGACAAGAGAGATTTTGATCATGGAGGTACCCGTCAGATGGCTGTGGAAAAATTCCCCGATGCGGATATTTTTGTTTTCCTCACCCAAGACGCAATTCTGGCGGAGCCAAATGCAATCGGGCTGATGGTGCAGGCTATGGAAGAAAATCCTGAACTGGGAATGGTCTATGGCCGCCAACTTCCGCATAAAAATGCGAAGGTTTTGGAGACCCATGCTCGGCTATTTAACTACCCAGCCGAGTCCAAAATCAAGAGCATAGAAGATGCTGACCGCTACGGAATTAAGACGATTTCCTGCTCAAATTCTTTTGCGGCCTATAGAAAAACCGCTTTTTTTTCAGTCAATGGGTTCCCTAAGGGGGTTATTTTGGGCGAAGATGTGTTAATAGCAGGAAAAATGTTGCTTGATGGATGGAAAATGGCGTACCTTTCGGACTCCAAAATACACCACTCACATGATTATTCGGCCATTGAAGAATTCAAGCGGTATTTTGATATCGGAGTATTCCATGTCAGCAACCCATGGATTTTTGAAAACTTTGGTAGAGCAGAAAGTGAAGGCTTCAAATATCTCAAATCTGAACTCCAATATACTTTTAAACACAACCCTCTTTTAATTCCAAAATGCCTTATCGCTACAGGAGCTAAATTGATTGGCTATAAACTGGGACTTAATTATCAGTCAGTTCCTGTGAAACTCCGCAAGTCTTTCTCTATGACTAAAGCGTATTGGAGTAATAACTGA
- a CDS encoding right-handed parallel beta-helix repeat-containing protein: MIRNFPVLIFLLVALPFLVYGQDELSKNGNEIDVVDNGILQDSETDQTEAIQELIDHATEGDTVFFPEGTYLVRTLQLRTGVSIRSLGIIKHHPSAKAGEFSIEKQNSPNPLILGRGAKDLSISIKGESINEGIYLFKSHQIRIYDTELVGDSLKRRAYPGIMTFESSEIEIYNTRIHHFGMPRAETHSYQPGSGIRILSSNTVSIHDSEIYRNGENGVFIHGSRKVEVINNIIHHNGMSAIQVAFGDSGKENDYIFSHNIMDENASDAIDINNRSKEKAKDIECLITENIACGNGYVKGESTPDGSGIVTLINVSNVLIYKNKAVRNNRPAIYIESCGVILAHSNWADNQVEITLDLEEFHVTDNRFSSINLIANTNAKIIHVRDNELGSLSLPNTIQVGEFTIENNDFSHANFNFNMKGTVNLTGNRIKNKSQNPTILITKADGALIENNEILSENSSAIILRKTAKNVQIIENEIKSFNTGIFDDNSTALAVKNNKITSIPGGNENQTFRSHYPNQLTLEGNEYIGIADAETVVLVGKGKARIIKENLVSGTANYGEVEISGN, encoded by the coding sequence ATGATCCGAAATTTTCCAGTCTTAATTTTTCTCCTTGTGGCCTTGCCTTTTTTGGTTTATGGCCAAGATGAACTATCCAAAAACGGAAATGAAATTGATGTTGTTGATAATGGAATCTTGCAAGATTCAGAAACTGACCAGACTGAAGCAATCCAAGAACTGATCGATCACGCAACAGAAGGAGATACCGTTTTTTTCCCAGAAGGAACTTACCTGGTCAGGACACTACAATTAAGAACCGGGGTAAGTATTCGATCATTAGGAATAATTAAGCACCATCCCTCTGCTAAAGCTGGGGAGTTTTCCATAGAAAAACAGAACTCGCCTAACCCCTTGATTTTAGGCCGGGGTGCAAAAGATCTGAGCATATCGATCAAGGGAGAATCAATTAATGAGGGGATTTACCTCTTCAAAAGCCACCAGATCAGAATTTATGACACTGAGTTGGTAGGTGATTCATTGAAGCGCAGGGCTTATCCAGGAATCATGACGTTTGAGTCCAGCGAGATAGAGATCTACAATACAAGAATTCATCACTTTGGTATGCCCAGAGCCGAAACACATAGCTACCAGCCTGGATCTGGTATACGGATATTATCCTCAAATACTGTCTCCATCCACGATTCGGAAATTTACCGGAATGGAGAAAACGGTGTATTTATCCACGGGAGCCGGAAAGTAGAAGTCATCAACAATATAATCCATCATAATGGGATGTCTGCCATCCAAGTGGCTTTTGGAGATTCTGGAAAGGAAAACGATTACATTTTTTCCCACAATATCATGGATGAAAATGCTTCTGATGCCATTGATATTAACAATAGATCTAAGGAAAAAGCAAAAGATATTGAATGCCTTATCACGGAAAACATCGCCTGTGGCAATGGCTATGTCAAAGGAGAATCTACTCCAGATGGTTCGGGCATCGTAACATTGATCAATGTGTCCAATGTGCTTATTTATAAGAACAAGGCAGTTAGAAACAACCGACCTGCAATTTATATAGAAAGCTGCGGAGTAATACTAGCCCATAGCAACTGGGCAGACAACCAGGTAGAAATTACCCTTGACCTGGAGGAATTTCATGTGACCGATAACCGATTCAGTAGCATCAACTTGATAGCCAATACCAACGCCAAGATAATCCATGTGAGGGATAACGAGCTTGGCTCTCTATCCTTACCTAACACTATCCAAGTCGGCGAATTCACCATTGAAAACAATGATTTTTCCCATGCCAATTTCAACTTCAATATGAAGGGCACAGTAAATCTGACCGGAAACAGAATAAAAAACAAATCCCAAAATCCCACTATTCTAATCACCAAAGCTGACGGTGCATTGATTGAAAACAATGAGATTCTGAGTGAGAACTCCTCTGCGATAATCCTGCGGAAAACAGCAAAAAACGTCCAGATCATCGAAAATGAGATAAAATCCTTCAACACGGGCATTTTTGACGATAACTCCACAGCGCTGGCAGTGAAAAACAATAAAATCACCTCTATCCCTGGAGGAAATGAAAACCAGACGTTCCGAAGTCACTATCCAAACCAACTTACATTGGAGGGAAATGAATATATTGGGATCGCTGATGCAGAGACGGTAGTACTCGTAGGAAAAGGCAAGGCTAGAATAATTAAAGAAAACCTTGTTTCAGGCACCGCCAATTATGGAGAAGTGGAAATCTCCGGCAACTAA
- a CDS encoding O-antigen ligase family protein translates to MSAPEITLPNQPLSLEGNQWKAISIAETLFLLSLISMFLPVKVYPVIFLVSSFFFYLETPQIKFQNWSIALAVFSTYAVISYIINYPGEPLALINIVKLMINFCFLFFAINWLGSRDNESLIKRLDAILLAVLSLSLVQLLIYHQAYGFQLITGSDSSGQASSLYRDTLYYWGLDDKNMFGARIALMGFSFICIPVVKKNKLSIWRIFFVFLVAFFSLSRTPIVALIIGVFLLFWFALERRWRIGLVVLIAIALPMILNKIIRVESITSSNDGMGIRLVYWTAFIENFGKISPLGNGFLSAPEFLRDNAEFYRGEPHIHNTFLSTYLEMGIVGFFSFLAFLIWFVKDCLRKADNPKLWFSLFLPIVAIMMILYSGYDNDVVMYLCLIYGIGSLQEINFQNIKLSL, encoded by the coding sequence ATGAGCGCACCGGAAATCACATTGCCGAATCAGCCTTTGTCACTTGAGGGAAACCAATGGAAAGCTATTTCTATTGCGGAGACCCTGTTTCTGCTATCGCTGATTTCCATGTTTCTTCCAGTAAAGGTATATCCTGTCATATTTCTGGTCAGCAGCTTTTTTTTCTACCTGGAAACACCTCAGATAAAATTTCAAAACTGGTCAATTGCGTTGGCAGTATTTAGTACATATGCCGTCATAAGCTATATTATAAATTATCCAGGAGAGCCTCTGGCATTGATAAATATTGTTAAGCTGATGATCAATTTTTGCTTTCTGTTTTTTGCCATCAACTGGCTAGGATCCCGGGATAATGAGTCACTGATCAAAAGACTAGACGCTATACTGCTAGCGGTATTGTCACTATCGCTGGTTCAACTCCTGATTTATCATCAAGCATATGGATTTCAGCTGATCACTGGGAGCGACTCTTCAGGGCAGGCAAGCTCACTATATCGTGACACACTTTATTACTGGGGGCTGGATGATAAAAACATGTTCGGCGCGCGAATCGCATTGATGGGTTTTTCCTTTATATGTATCCCGGTGGTAAAGAAAAACAAACTGTCCATCTGGAGAATTTTCTTCGTATTTCTAGTCGCTTTCTTTAGCCTTTCCCGTACCCCAATTGTAGCATTGATCATAGGCGTTTTTCTGTTGTTTTGGTTTGCTTTGGAGAGAAGATGGAGAATAGGGCTGGTGGTTTTGATCGCTATCGCATTGCCAATGATTCTAAATAAAATAATACGTGTGGAATCTATCACTTCATCCAATGACGGAATGGGGATACGGTTGGTCTATTGGACAGCTTTTATAGAGAATTTTGGAAAAATCTCCCCTCTTGGAAACGGTTTCCTGAGCGCACCCGAATTTCTTCGGGACAATGCTGAATTTTACCGTGGGGAGCCCCATATTCATAATACCTTCTTATCCACATACCTGGAAATGGGAATTGTAGGATTCTTCTCCTTTCTCGCATTTTTGATCTGGTTTGTCAAAGATTGTCTTCGTAAAGCAGACAATCCGAAATTATGGTTTTCCCTTTTCCTTCCGATTGTAGCCATTATGATGATTCTCTATTCGGGCTATGACAATGATGTCGTAATGTATTTGTGCCTCATATATGGAATTGGTTCACTGCAAGAAATCAACTTCCAGAACATTAAACTTAGTCTATGA
- a CDS encoding glycosyltransferase family 1 protein, which translates to MKPQKKVLIDSRWAGNTGIGRLYQEVIKYAPAEAVCEYVQSKMALGSLLSPLMLGEEIKKSTADVFYSPSFMPPAFSKTPFIFTVHDLMHLFYYSKLHKIYYEQVIARLAPKAKKIITVSHFSKKQLVELLHIPEDLIRVIYNGVDNHFLDNEEEYESARPYFLYVGNRRKNKNVPAMLTAFAKAEIPNEFMFYLSGKTDPELEALIVSLGIQKRVRFLGFIEEQDLPKLYKGAHATLFVSLMEGFGLPIIESMASGTPVLTSNTSSLPEVAGGAALCVDPKSISSIALGIEKLVNDEAFYVDCIVKGFQRAKDFSWEKTAAETWETILS; encoded by the coding sequence ATGAAGCCCCAAAAAAAAGTATTGATCGATAGTCGATGGGCAGGAAATACAGGAATCGGAAGGCTGTATCAGGAAGTGATAAAATATGCCCCTGCAGAAGCTGTCTGTGAATACGTACAGAGCAAAATGGCACTGGGCAGCCTCCTCTCGCCTTTGATGCTAGGTGAGGAAATAAAGAAGTCAACTGCGGATGTTTTCTACAGTCCTTCTTTTATGCCACCAGCCTTTTCTAAAACTCCTTTCATTTTTACGGTGCACGACCTTATGCATTTGTTTTATTATTCTAAGCTTCACAAGATCTACTATGAACAGGTGATTGCAAGGCTGGCTCCCAAAGCAAAAAAAATCATTACAGTATCTCATTTCAGTAAAAAACAGCTTGTGGAGTTGCTTCATATACCGGAGGATCTCATCCGGGTGATCTATAATGGTGTAGACAACCATTTTCTGGATAATGAGGAAGAATATGAGAGCGCAAGACCCTACTTTCTCTACGTGGGAAACAGGCGTAAAAACAAAAATGTCCCGGCCATGCTTACGGCATTTGCCAAAGCTGAAATCCCAAATGAGTTCATGTTTTATTTGTCAGGGAAAACAGACCCAGAACTTGAAGCATTAATTGTGAGTCTCGGTATCCAGAAAAGGGTTCGGTTTTTGGGTTTTATCGAAGAACAGGATCTTCCTAAACTGTATAAGGGTGCGCATGCTACCTTATTTGTTTCATTAATGGAAGGTTTTGGATTGCCTATAATTGAGTCCATGGCTTCTGGCACCCCTGTCTTGACCTCCAATACAAGCTCTCTTCCAGAAGTTGCCGGAGGGGCTGCACTTTGTGTAGATCCAAAATCAATCTCTTCAATAGCCTTAGGAATAGAAAAACTAGTAAATGATGAAGCCTTTTACGTGGATTGCATAGTAAAAGGATTTCAACGGGCTAAAGATTTCAGTTGGGAGAAGACCGCAGCTGAAACTTGGGAAACAATTCTAAGTTAA
- a CDS encoding glycosyltransferase family 4 protein, protein MDSPTKIIFNPCENKENKYINILVDGLKRHGFEVNRLDDFLSSWKHFQSIQLLHLNWFENLDDSSAASMWKSYFRKLVVLAAVKFGNKKLVWTMHNRISHEKKSGKLSQALTRKLVVQADAIVIHSTVSSAILATQYPGIQADIIHIPHPDFVDVYGPMIPNKVEDINSKLRLLFIGAIKPYKNIELLIGLAKKFSSEIHLTIAGNPSSDSYRNELQSMALGTYNIALDLKFIPDEELPAYLHQSHLLILPYSLESSLNSGTVILAFSYGRTVICPRIGTIDDLRAGDNILDYTYRSESEHAEVLQFQVEKALELWKNNPNSLIEKGLYMRELIQKQNNKKNVSDTLIQLYESLMN, encoded by the coding sequence ATGGATTCACCCACCAAAATCATCTTTAACCCCTGTGAAAACAAGGAAAATAAATATATCAACATTTTAGTCGATGGACTAAAAAGGCATGGGTTTGAGGTGAACCGTCTGGATGATTTTCTTTCTTCATGGAAACATTTTCAGTCCATTCAATTGCTGCATTTAAACTGGTTTGAAAATCTAGACGATAGTAGTGCCGCAAGTATGTGGAAGAGCTATTTCAGGAAACTGGTAGTATTGGCGGCTGTGAAGTTTGGGAACAAAAAGCTGGTGTGGACCATGCACAACCGCATTTCCCATGAGAAAAAATCGGGAAAACTGAGCCAGGCTTTAACCCGAAAACTGGTGGTTCAAGCAGATGCGATTGTGATTCATTCGACAGTATCCAGTGCTATATTGGCTACTCAATACCCAGGTATCCAAGCAGACATCATCCATATACCCCATCCGGACTTTGTGGATGTGTATGGCCCGATGATCCCAAACAAAGTAGAAGATATAAACTCTAAACTAAGACTCTTGTTCATAGGTGCCATTAAACCCTATAAGAATATCGAATTGCTCATTGGTTTGGCTAAAAAATTTTCCTCAGAAATTCATTTGACGATAGCCGGAAACCCGAGTTCTGACTCATACCGAAATGAATTGCAGTCGATGGCCTTGGGAACCTATAATATTGCTCTTGATCTAAAATTCATTCCTGACGAAGAACTACCCGCTTACCTCCATCAATCACACTTGCTGATTCTGCCTTATTCTCTTGAAAGCAGCCTTAACTCTGGCACAGTCATACTCGCATTCTCTTATGGCAGAACTGTAATCTGTCCAAGAATTGGCACTATTGATGACTTAAGAGCAGGAGACAATATATTGGATTACACGTATAGATCTGAAAGTGAACATGCAGAGGTCTTGCAATTCCAGGTTGAAAAGGCACTAGAATTATGGAAAAATAACCCAAACTCACTAATAGAAAAGGGCCTATATATGCGGGAGCTGATCCAAAAGCAAAACAATAAAAAAAATGTGAGCGATACCTTAATTCAGCTTTACGAAAGTTTGATGAATTAA
- a CDS encoding sugar transferase, which translates to MIRNSSHQQEIVFKGYQSGRMIPDLFTLSNISRSSVSQKMNEGIELTTRFAKRSFDILFSSLAILTGLPVFIALIVITKLTSKGPVFYKQERIGRNGQPFQILKFRSMIVDSEVNGPQLTKDNDPRITKWGNFMRKTHLDELPQFFNVLMGDMSVVGPRPERAHFIQQIVARQPVYTQLLTIRPGITSIGQVDYGYAETVEEMCQRMYLDLKYLGQVNLLTDLKVIGQTIMTMVNKKGK; encoded by the coding sequence ATGATACGTAATTCCTCACACCAACAAGAGATTGTTTTCAAAGGCTACCAGTCGGGTCGGATGATCCCTGACCTGTTCACGCTTTCTAACATTTCGAGAAGCTCTGTTTCTCAAAAAATGAATGAGGGTATAGAACTGACTACAAGATTTGCAAAAAGATCCTTCGACATTCTGTTTTCTTCTCTTGCAATCCTTACAGGTTTACCTGTATTTATAGCGTTAATCGTTATCACCAAATTAACTTCAAAAGGTCCTGTCTTCTATAAGCAGGAAAGAATCGGAAGAAACGGACAGCCATTTCAAATTTTGAAATTCAGGAGTATGATTGTGGACTCAGAAGTTAATGGCCCACAGCTGACCAAGGATAATGATCCCCGAATCACCAAATGGGGCAACTTCATGAGAAAAACCCACTTGGATGAGCTTCCCCAATTCTTCAATGTACTGATGGGTGATATGTCTGTGGTGGGACCTAGACCGGAAAGAGCACATTTCATACAGCAAATCGTGGCTAGACAACCAGTTTACACCCAGCTACTTACCATTCGCCCTGGTATCACTTCCATAGGACAGGTGGATTATGGCTATGCAGAGACTGTAGAGGAAATGTGTCAAAGAATGTATCTGGACTTGAAATATTTGGGTCAGGTGAATCTTCTGACTGATCTGAAAGTCATCGGACAGACTATAATGACTATGGTTAACAAAAAAGGGAAATAA
- a CDS encoding DoxX family protein, producing the protein MKKPVIEDLGMLLMRIGAGGMILTHGYPKLMRFFGDEPIKFMDFLGLGSTVSLALAVFAEFVCAILVIIGFKTRLATIPLIITMLTAAFVAHASDPFGRKELPLLYCVIFAAILIFGGGKFSIDGMKNSKSAYYKS; encoded by the coding sequence ATGAAAAAACCGGTTATAGAAGATTTAGGAATGTTATTGATGCGAATAGGGGCTGGAGGTATGATTTTAACCCACGGATATCCCAAGTTAATGAGGTTTTTCGGTGACGAGCCAATTAAATTCATGGATTTTCTTGGGTTAGGATCCACGGTATCCTTGGCTCTGGCTGTCTTTGCCGAGTTTGTATGTGCAATACTCGTTATCATCGGATTTAAAACCAGATTAGCCACTATCCCCTTGATTATCACTATGCTTACCGCCGCATTTGTGGCTCATGCCTCGGATCCATTCGGAAGAAAAGAATTACCTCTTCTTTACTGCGTTATCTTTGCGGCAATCCTCATCTTTGGTGGTGGCAAATTTTCTATTGATGGAATGAAAAACAGCAAATCTGCTTATTATAAAAGCTAA
- a CDS encoding PQQ-binding-like beta-propeller repeat protein, translating into MKSLFTLTIGVLFLFSSCHTKTTEIDYKDWSHYGGPSDGSRYSALTQINKENVSQLEVAWTYKTGDATTSSQIQCQPIVVNGLLYGSTPTLNVFALNAATGNEVWRFDPFQVLGGENSWAGTNRGVSYWEDGEDKRILFGAGNWLMAVSAETGEPIMGFGEQGKVDLRKGLDTGREDFMIVANAPGVVYGDLLIIGMRLSEGLDAAPGHIRAYNIRTGKREWIFHTIPQEGELGYETWDPATIKQIGGANNWAGMTVDQERGIVFVPTGSATYDFWGGYRKGDNLFANSLIALNAQTGERIWHFQAVHHDIWDRDFPANPNLIRIRKDGEWIDAVAQISKQGMTYVFDRMTGKPIWPIKETVVTQTDMPGEFTSATQPIPSLPEPFMKMVFDESSILNLRSDWEADIRSQLEGAIYGDTWAPPHPDRPIVLFPGMDGGGEWGGASFDPETQTMYVNANQIPWMIAMTPNADFENVGKSVFTNYCGNCHGIDRKGNPPAIPGLLDVKEKFTYDSLDLLLRKGRGAMPAFDHISTENRKVILEYLLDKAADEGDKQELEGGIQQLFPRYYMDGYKKLTTKEGIYGSNPPWGLLTAIDMNSGKKKWQVTLGEIDSLSVQGLAPTGTENYGGPVTTAGGVLFIAATKDEKIRAFDKDTGVVLWEAKLSASGHATPAVYEIGGKQYIVVACGGGKGTKSGDEYVAFSLPD; encoded by the coding sequence ATGAAATCTCTTTTCACCCTCACTATTGGCGTCCTTTTTCTTTTTTCATCATGCCATACCAAGACTACAGAAATAGATTATAAAGACTGGTCCCATTACGGTGGCCCATCGGACGGTTCTAGATACTCTGCTTTGACGCAGATAAATAAAGAGAATGTCTCCCAGCTTGAAGTGGCCTGGACGTATAAAACCGGAGATGCCACTACAAGTTCTCAGATCCAATGCCAGCCTATTGTTGTTAATGGATTGCTTTACGGCTCCACACCGACATTGAACGTTTTTGCATTGAATGCAGCTACGGGCAATGAAGTTTGGAGATTTGATCCATTTCAGGTACTTGGAGGGGAAAATTCTTGGGCAGGTACAAACCGCGGAGTAAGTTATTGGGAGGATGGTGAGGACAAGAGGATTTTGTTTGGTGCCGGAAACTGGCTGATGGCAGTGTCCGCAGAGACTGGTGAGCCAATTATGGGCTTTGGAGAGCAGGGGAAAGTTGATCTTCGGAAAGGATTGGATACTGGACGGGAGGACTTTATGATAGTTGCCAATGCCCCCGGTGTGGTTTACGGTGATCTGTTGATCATCGGGATGAGGCTTTCTGAAGGATTGGACGCCGCTCCAGGTCATATCCGCGCCTATAACATCCGGACAGGTAAAAGAGAGTGGATATTTCATACAATTCCCCAAGAAGGCGAGTTGGGATATGAGACTTGGGATCCAGCCACTATCAAGCAAATCGGCGGTGCAAATAACTGGGCGGGGATGACTGTGGACCAGGAACGGGGTATTGTCTTTGTACCCACCGGTTCTGCGACTTATGATTTTTGGGGCGGCTATCGCAAAGGCGATAATCTGTTTGCAAACTCACTGATAGCATTAAATGCCCAGACAGGTGAACGGATTTGGCACTTTCAAGCTGTTCACCATGATATTTGGGACCGGGATTTTCCTGCCAATCCCAATCTTATCCGAATTCGAAAGGATGGGGAATGGATAGATGCTGTTGCCCAAATCTCCAAGCAGGGGATGACATATGTGTTTGATCGGATGACTGGCAAACCGATTTGGCCCATTAAGGAAACTGTCGTGACGCAGACCGACATGCCAGGGGAATTTACTTCAGCAACACAGCCCATCCCGAGCCTACCAGAACCTTTTATGAAAATGGTGTTTGACGAAAGCAGCATCTTAAATCTTCGTTCGGACTGGGAGGCAGATATCCGAAGCCAGCTGGAAGGGGCTATCTATGGTGATACCTGGGCACCGCCTCATCCAGACAGGCCTATTGTGCTTTTCCCAGGAATGGACGGTGGAGGAGAGTGGGGAGGGGCTTCCTTTGATCCTGAGACACAGACCATGTATGTGAACGCCAATCAGATTCCGTGGATGATCGCAATGACTCCAAATGCTGATTTTGAAAATGTAGGTAAATCAGTTTTTACTAATTATTGCGGTAACTGCCATGGGATAGACCGAAAAGGCAATCCTCCCGCTATTCCGGGCTTGCTTGATGTTAAAGAAAAATTCACTTATGATTCCTTGGATCTTTTGCTTCGCAAAGGAAGGGGCGCAATGCCGGCTTTTGATCATATTTCTACTGAAAACAGAAAGGTGATTTTAGAGTACTTGCTGGACAAGGCGGCTGATGAGGGGGATAAACAAGAATTGGAGGGGGGGATCCAGCAACTTTTTCCCCGCTATTATATGGATGGGTATAAAAAACTGACGACGAAGGAAGGTATTTATGGGTCTAATCCTCCCTGGGGTCTGCTAACGGCTATTGATATGAATTCAGGTAAGAAAAAATGGCAGGTGACTCTGGGAGAGATTGACTCGTTGAGTGTACAGGGGCTTGCCCCGACTGGTACTGAGAATTATGGTGGTCCAGTGACTACAGCAGGAGGGGTGTTATTCATTGCGGCTACCAAAGATGAAAAAATCAGGGCATTTGATAAAGATACTGGTGTGGTTCTCTGGGAAGCTAAGCTGTCAGCTTCAGGACATGCCACACCTGCTGTCTATGAAATAGGAGGCAAGCAGTATATTGTTGTCGCATGTGGTGGGGGAAAAGGGACAAAAAGTGGAGATGAATATGTGGCTTTTTCCCTCCCGGATTAG
- a CDS encoding glycosyltransferase family 4 protein — MKILYLNTLYSPLIEGGAEISLKLIVEGMQSLGHEVVVLSLMPDKGLKNEEIDGVKVYRAGLTNRYWPYSKAKKNKLSRLVWHYQDQANKSMAEVVEEILKAEKPDIVSCHNLAGWSAEVWIPIHKAGIPIVQVLHDLYLLCPNSNMFKNEQSCETQCLSCKLLRSNHAEKSKSVTAVVGISNSILQRFIDYGYFPNASKHVIYNTRTIPNPPQKTKRKSEQAMRFGYLGTLSKVKGLEWLIEEFKKLDFESSLSIAGKGDTAYENHLKNTASGSAISFEGYVNSTEFLAGIDVLIVPSLWEEPLGMVAIEALANHVPVIANKRGGLKETVKEGINGLYCYDSEPHSLSAVMRQIYFEPELYNQFSQAARNSVASILDADRMITEYEAVLKQSMDKTQPTFS, encoded by the coding sequence ATGAAAATTCTATACCTCAATACACTCTATAGTCCGCTGATCGAAGGTGGTGCGGAGATCTCTCTGAAACTGATAGTTGAAGGCATGCAATCTCTGGGACATGAAGTAGTAGTACTTAGTTTGATGCCTGATAAAGGACTGAAAAATGAAGAGATTGATGGAGTTAAAGTTTATCGTGCTGGTTTGACAAATAGGTATTGGCCTTACTCCAAAGCCAAGAAGAACAAACTTTCCCGTCTAGTGTGGCACTATCAGGATCAGGCTAATAAATCCATGGCAGAAGTAGTAGAAGAAATTCTGAAAGCTGAAAAGCCTGATATCGTGTCCTGTCACAATCTTGCAGGTTGGTCGGCAGAAGTCTGGATTCCAATCCATAAGGCTGGTATTCCAATAGTACAGGTGTTGCATGACCTGTATTTGCTTTGTCCGAACAGTAATATGTTTAAGAATGAGCAAAGCTGCGAAACTCAATGTTTAAGCTGTAAACTACTACGAAGTAACCATGCCGAAAAGTCTAAGTCAGTCACCGCAGTAGTAGGGATCAGCAATAGCATCTTGCAGCGGTTTATTGACTATGGGTATTTTCCCAATGCCTCCAAACACGTTATATATAATACACGTACTATCCCAAACCCACCCCAAAAGACCAAGAGAAAATCAGAACAAGCTATGCGATTTGGTTACCTGGGCACACTATCAAAAGTAAAAGGCTTGGAATGGCTGATCGAAGAGTTTAAAAAGCTTGATTTCGAGTCAAGCTTGAGCATAGCTGGAAAAGGGGATACTGCTTACGAAAATCACCTCAAAAATACGGCCTCCGGCTCGGCCATCTCGTTTGAAGGATATGTGAATTCCACAGAATTCCTTGCAGGTATTGATGTACTCATCGTGCCTTCGCTGTGGGAGGAACCTCTGGGAATGGTAGCAATAGAAGCATTGGCCAATCATGTACCCGTGATCGCAAATAAAAGAGGGGGATTAAAAGAAACAGTAAAAGAAGGGATCAACGGTCTTTATTGCTACGATAGCGAGCCACATTCCCTAAGCGCCGTCATGCGCCAGATCTACTTTGAACCTGAGCTGTACAATCAATTTAGCCAAGCTGCAAGAAATTCGGTCGCTTCAATTTTGGATGCTGATCGCATGATAACAGAATATGAGGCAGTCTTAAAACAATCGATGGATAAAACGCAACCTACATTTTCGTAA